cagcccaggccctgctcctgtcAGCGGTTGTCACCAgctggctccagagccccaggAAGAGGCCGTGTCCCTGCTACGGAGGAAGGCAAAACGCCCTCAGTCCACATCAGTCTGagcacagggtaaaattccttcccgacCCCAAACGCAGCATCAGGGTGACCCCGAGTGGAAGGGCAGGACCCGGCCACCAGAACCTGCTGGGTTTGGTCCCAATGAAAGCACTGGTCCAGCCCAGTTGCTGCTCCCAACAGCCAGCGCCTCGGAGGGAGGCTTCAAAACCCCAACACATGGAGCAGGAACGGGGGTAGGAGGAGGCAACTAGtccagcccagaagcctgggagatCCCTGTAGGACTCACTGGAAACAGCTCCCTGCTCACTCGGCCCAGGCCCTTCGCCTGGCCTTTTAGACTGAACACTGGACAGAGGGCGCACCTCGGGGACTAACACATCTAGAGACAGGCAAGGCAAGCCTAGATGCAAAGCAAATGAAGGCATTTGAATACAAAGGGATTCCTTTGTAGCTGCTGTCTGCCAGGCACCCAGGGGAGGTCACGGCCAAGAGAGGCAGTCTCCTCAGTCAGGCCTGATGGAGAATGCGAATCCCCTCTGTGCCTCCTGCTGTCGGGGCCGCGAGGGTGTAGGGAGCTTCCCGCAGAGGTTCCTTGAGGCAACACTGCAAGATGCCTCGTCAGAGCATCTCTGGGAGTCTGCCAACCCCCCGCCCCGCTACCCAGACACGAGACctctgggctgcactgggggtgtCTGGCAGCGAGCTGGTACCTACCTGGGCTTGGCTGGATCCTGCCGGAGATCCTAACCCCCTCTGAGGCAGCCACGCAGATCCCTGCCCCGCAGTGACAGCAAGTCTCTGAGGTGCCCCTGGCTGTCAGGCTCCGGCCAGGACCCGTCACTTCCAGAATAGAAACGAGAAGCAGCCGCCAATTCTGGGTCTTTCAAGCCCCTTCTCCAGAGATTTTGCCGGGGGGCCTGGGAGCCACAGGCTCCTGGCTCTGTCCCCCAAATGCAGCCGGAGCTGAACAGAAACTGCCACGGGAACAAACCAAAGCCTTTAATGAGGCTGCTACAAAGCCCGGCCTATGGAGGCTGGGGGACCAGCACAACTATTTACAACTGGGGTAggtttgggggggaggttgggggaagTCGGGGTCACTCCACAGTCAGGTTGAATTTCTCGGCCTCTTCAAACTGAGCGTTCATCTGTGCTGCCCACTCGTCCAGCTCCGATACCTGCCAAGAAGGGGAAGAGCGTGAACAGTCCTTGCCCCCATAATGCACCCCATCCCCCTGCTTTGAGCCTGGGAGGGGGTAAAAAGAGCTGCTCTTGGGAGGCTCTGGAGGCAGGGGAGTCACatcagccccccctgcacttggtgTCATACTCACATCGATCTGCACCACCTTCTTCTTCTTGCGCTTCTCCTTGACCAGGGCAATGCCGGGCAGGTCCGTGTCCAATAGCCCCTTGCTGGGGGCGTCAGGAGGAGAATCGTGGGCAACGGGGACCGGGGCAGCTGCCGTGGGAACGGGGGAGACATCGGGGGCCAGCAGCAGGGCGAAACCAAAGAGGGAGCGGCGCTGGTCAGGCGTGGACGTGTCCGAGAGCCCCGAGCCGGGGGAGAAGGTGGCGTCCAGGCGGCTGTAGGAACGACGCACCTTGTGAGCCATCAGGGTGTCCCGCTCGTCCAGGGGGGGAGAGGTGTGGGCTGGGGGCTTCTCAGTCGGGGTAGACAGGACCGTGCTGCTGCTGATCTCAACCAAGGGCTTCTCTGCTGGGGTAGACGGACCCGCAACGTTGCTGACCTCAGCCGGAACattctccttgccactgctggatGAGATCTGGGGAGAGatggggaggctgggacctgTGGAGCTCCCGGGGATACTGTCTCACCCGATCCCCACAGCCTGAGGGATCCTGCAGGCATCCTGTAGGTGGGAGCAGCCATGAAGACCCCTCCGCTCCCACCCCACGCAGTGTGATAAGTGATAAAGACTCCCGAGCTGGTCAGGCCTGGCTTCTGACCACAAGACGGTGCCCTGACACGGCGCGTTGATCCCCAGGGGGTACTCGGAACCaaccagagctgggggagaacacaggtgtccgggctcccagcccccacctgctctagcacccccagccctcactcccccacccgAGCGGGGAGACAACCCAGGCCTCTGAACAGCCAGCACCCCCTGGCCTAACTGCAAAGCTTCCCTCTTGTCCAAAGctgggaaagaacccaggtgcccagggctcccagccccctcctctcccagagctgggaaaagatCCAGGCTCGCCCAGCACTCGTCCCCCAGGCTCCGCTCCCCGTCTGGAGCTGGGAAGAGTCCTCAGGTGCCCAGGCTGCTAGCCCCCATCAATCACCCACCCCTCTGAGCTGGAAGAGCACCCAGGCGTCCGGCTCTTATCTCTAGCCACCTGACCTGTgggccttgccccccccctcaccctcccgGCCGCCCTTcagtgccccaccccccccccattttgcaaaaggggagctggggtgcacagcctccccttcaccctgcttggccccagcctGGTGTTTCAAAGAGCCGGCGAGCACTCACCCGGGGACTGCGCCGTGGGGCCGCAGCTGCTTCAGCCACCTGGAAGGGAAGAACAAAACAGCTGTCCTCGTGCATCCggagccccacagcccagcaggatCAGTTCCGTGCCCAGCTGGGCAGACTGGGAGGCCAGCCTCccagcaggaagtgggggtgTGCACGCTGCCGGGGCAGATTCTGGGCAGACCACGCAGCAGAGCTGACCAATtctacttttgctgctggctttggcgAAGGACCTACTGTTCAGGGCCCTTACCTCTGCTGCCGCAAGGCCAGTAGATGACACTTGGAGGCTACCCCGGGCTTGTCAGAACCGTAAAACGAGCAGTTATACAAAGAAACTCTCTCATCTGCAGCACACGCCTGCTCCCGGGGCTGTAGCTTCCGACTAGTGTAGGCCACCAGATGTTCCCCCGCCTCGGACAGCACCTCACCCAATGCCGCATTGAGGGCGCCTGTACACAGTATCAATGGTCTGGTGAAGTCTGGCGCGTACCCCACCGCCTGGGTGCAGAGGGCTTTTGTAACTCTTAGAAATGCATGCTCCGTCTCAGGCGTCCAGCTGATCCTGCTTGGGGCCGCATCCTGCGTTAGCTCCGACAACAGCCCGGGGATGTCTGAGAACCCGGGCGCCCGGCACCCACAGGAGGTGGCGAGTCCTAAAAAGGACTGCATCAGGTTTTTGTCTGTGGCCTCGGGTACTCCTGCAGGGCTTGAACCTTGCCTGTTAGTGGCTGGATTCGCCCTCCTCCTATGCAGGATCCCAAGTACTGGGTCTCTTTTTCACTTGGGGCGCATTTCCCTGGATTTGCCGCTAGCCCCGCAGACTGCAGCTCCTGGAGCGCAGCGTTAAGGTGCTTTCGACGTTCCTCCCACGACCGTGACTCAACCACCTCATCACGGATGTAAGCCGCTGCAGTCCTGATGCAGGGCTAACACCTTGTCCGTGGGCCTCCGAAACACTGCAGCAGCCCCACGCAGCCCAGCGGGCACGCGCATGGATTCGTACAACCCCCAAGGGTGGCAAATGCAGTTTTTCCCAGGAGCGCTCTTCATTGGTATTTGCCAGTTCCCTTTGGAAAGATCAAGGGTGGATATGTAACACTGCTGCCCCCATTTTCTCTGGTAGAGCTTCCATGCAGGGCATAGGGTACACATTGAAGCAGGCCACGTGATTAACTTTCCAGAAATCAATGCAGAGGTGCACAGTCTGGTCCTTTTTGGGGCCCATGATGATAGGACTGTGCCATTCACTTCGCAATTCCTTAACGACCCCATCAGCCACCGTCTGCGCGAACCACTCTTGTAGTTTTTGCAGGATCCTTCTCAGACCACCTGCCGTGGTGGCATGTGTGCCCAGTGCTCAATTAAGGCAGTCTTCCCTGGGCAAGTCGAGCACCTTTGAGGAGGACCGCACAACCCACGTTTGCTGTCACTACTGGAGCGCAGTTAACGGCTGCCCCAGCCAAATGACCTCTGACCTGCCTAGGTCA
This sequence is a window from Alligator mississippiensis isolate rAllMis1 chromosome 15, rAllMis1, whole genome shotgun sequence. Protein-coding genes within it:
- the CDCA5 gene encoding sororin, with the translated sequence MAARRTRSAGAAPGGSAPPAPRCWSERGAGPPPAQRKPLVERKRVGSPVPAQMLKRPIVLKKIQPRRQQVAEAAAAPRRSPRISSSSGKENVPAEVSNVAGPSTPAEKPLVEISSSTVLSTPTEKPPAHTSPPLDERDTLMAHKVRRSYSRLDATFSPGSGLSDTSTPDQRRSLFGFALLLAPDVSPVPTAAAPVPVAHDSPPDAPSKGLLDTDLPGIALVKEKRKKKKVVQIDVSELDEWAAQMNAQFEEAEKFNLTVE